CGGGGGGAGGCGGGGCCTAGGGTTTACAACCTACTGCTTGCCTCGGTGAACCCATGACGATGCAAACCCGGAACCCCAACCCCGTGCGGCCATGAGCGAACAGGTCCAGTGCGCCACCTTCGCGTCATTCCAAGACGGCCCGTTTTCCACGGGCGGCCTCACTTCACACCGCATGCTGCCGCTGGTGTATGACAAGTTGCGGAGGCTCGCCGCGTCGAAGATGTTCCGCGAGCGCGGGCTCCAGACGCTCCAGCCGACCGCGCTGGTCCACGAGGCATGGCTCCGGCTGGTCTCGTCGAAGTCGGACTGGCACAGCCAGGCGCACTTCCTCGGTGCCGCGGCGGAGGCCATGCGCCGCGTGCTGGTGGACCGGTCCCGGAGCAAGTCCGCGCTGAAGCGCCAGACGGTGGAGCCGGAGCCTGACTCCTCCACCGTGAGCCACCCGCACGTGGATCACCTGGTCATCATCCACGAGTCGCTGAAGATCCTCGAGAAGGAGGACCCCATGGCGGCGGAGATCGTGGTGCTGAAGTTTTTCAGCGGCTTCACCAGCGAGGAGATCGCCTCCATGTCCTTCCAGAGCGTGCGCGCGGTGGAGAGGCAGTGGACCTTTGCAAAGGCGAGGCTCTTCAAGATCATCCGCGACGATCTCCAGAGCTGTTAGGCCGCGTGAACGACGCAGCCACAGAGCTGGCGCTGGCCAGTGCGATCTTCGAGGCCGCCCTCTCGCTGGACGACCCCGGCACGCGGGAGAAGTTCCTGGAGCGCGCCTTTCAGGACGACCGTGAGGGGCTGGAGCAGATGCGCGAGCTGCTGGATTCCTCCCGCGACTCCACGCCCTTCTTCCTGGAAGCGGGGGAGGCGAGGGGGCACGTCGCGACGGAGCTTTTCCGCGAGATTTCTCCGGAAGAGGATCCGCCGGCCGCGGCAGCCGAGCCATCGTCGGTCACGCGGGATCTCATCGGCTCATCCATCGGCCAGTATCATCTGGTGCGGTGCCTGGGCGTGGGCGGCAGCGGCATCGTCTATGAGGCGGAGCAGCGCGAGCCGGTGCGGCGGAGGGTGGCGCTGAAGATCATCACCATCGACACGGAGAGCGCCGCGGCGAAGGCGCGCTTCGACATCGAGCGGCAGGCGCTCGCGATCATGGACCACCCGAATATCGCGAAGGTCCTCGATGCGGGCGGCACGCACAATGGCCGACCCTACTTCGTGATGGAACTCGTCACGGGCGAGGCGATCACCACGTACTGCGACCGGGAAAAGCTGGGCATCCGCCAGCGCATCGCCCTCTTCGCGGACGTGTGTGCGGCCATCCAGCACGCGCACTCGAAGCGGATCATCCACCGCGACATCAAGCCGTCGAACGTGCTCGTCACCGTGCAGGACCAGGACCGCAAGCCGGTGGCAAAG
The sequence above is drawn from the Luteolibacter flavescens genome and encodes:
- a CDS encoding ECF-type sigma factor codes for the protein MSEQVQCATFASFQDGPFSTGGLTSHRMLPLVYDKLRRLAASKMFRERGLQTLQPTALVHEAWLRLVSSKSDWHSQAHFLGAAAEAMRRVLVDRSRSKSALKRQTVEPEPDSSTVSHPHVDHLVIIHESLKILEKEDPMAAEIVVLKFFSGFTSEEIASMSFQSVRAVERQWTFAKARLFKIIRDDLQSC